One Candidatus Thermoplasmatota archaeon DNA segment encodes these proteins:
- a CDS encoding THUMP domain-containing protein: MKYKLIIVRYGEIALKSKETRKRFESTLVNNIKNALKKKQIPNDIKKERGRIYVYTEKTKEAINVLQKIFGIHSISPAIKTQSNISAISELALQISKEYLTKEKSFAVRVTRTGKHDFTSQDVAIKTGSDIVKATKASVNLTKPDFKIFIEIRDRNAFVFTEKIRGTGGLPIGTQGRVLCVVETPRSILASWYLMRRGCNTIFITTKRTTSKLLDSFISKWYINTEIISVKEADENLYKKLNKIALEKKCDAIVSDITLYGTKSNYLRKIKFLKQHLKIPVLYPLIAMDKKTIDKRMLGIGLKT; encoded by the coding sequence GTGAAATACAAGCTTATAATTGTTAGATACGGGGAGATCGCCTTAAAAAGCAAAGAAACACGCAAACGCTTTGAATCTACTTTAGTAAATAATATTAAAAATGCGTTAAAAAAGAAACAAATTCCAAATGATATCAAAAAAGAACGAGGTAGAATATACGTTTATACCGAAAAAACAAAAGAAGCCATAAATGTTTTACAGAAAATTTTTGGTATACATTCTATCAGCCCAGCGATCAAAACACAATCAAACATATCTGCAATTTCTGAACTTGCTTTACAAATCTCAAAAGAATATTTAACCAAAGAAAAAAGTTTTGCTGTTAGGGTTACAAGAACTGGTAAACATGATTTTACAAGCCAGGATGTCGCCATAAAAACCGGCTCTGACATAGTAAAGGCAACAAAAGCTAGTGTGAATCTTACAAAACCTGATTTCAAAATCTTTATTGAAATACGCGATAGAAACGCGTTTGTTTTTACAGAAAAAATTCGTGGAACTGGGGGTCTTCCGATAGGTACACAAGGAAGAGTATTGTGTGTTGTTGAAACTCCTAGGTCAATACTAGCCAGTTGGTATCTCATGAGACGTGGTTGCAATACGATTTTTATAACCACTAAAAGAACTACCAGTAAATTGTTAGATTCTTTTATTTCAAAATGGTATATCAATACAGAAATAATAAGTGTTAAAGAAGCAGATGAAAATTTATACAAAAAATTAAACAAGATAGCATTAGAAAAAAAATGTGATGCTATAGTATCAGATATTACTCTTTATGGAACTAAATCTAACTATTTACGTAAAATAAAATTCTTAAAACAACATCTAAAGATTCCTGTTTTATATCCTCTTATAGCTATGGACAAAAAAACAATAGATAAAAGAATGTTGGGGATAGGATTAAAAACATGA
- a CDS encoding D-glycerate dehydrogenase — protein sequence MKIFVTRRIPKPGLDLLRKEHELEIYKHDRVPTKKEIIKGLKGKDGLLCLLTDPIDKEVIYSEPKLKMIANYAVGYNNIDVKAATERDIPVSNTPDVLTDTTAEMAWALLFSVARRIVEGDRFTRAGEFNGWAPMLMLGQDVSNKTLGVVGAGRIGTAFALKSKGFNMKVLYFDEKKNQMLEDDLGAKKVDLHRLLKESDYVSLHVPLVDATYHMIGEKELRMMKKNSILVNTSRGPVVDEKALIKALKEKWIFGAGLDVYEYEPVIPKELLKLDNVVLQPHSASATIETRTKMALIAAENMMIGLKGEIPPNCINPEVFRRKTGF from the coding sequence ATGAAAATCTTTGTAACAAGAAGGATCCCTAAACCTGGATTGGATTTGCTTAGAAAAGAACATGAGCTTGAGATATACAAACATGATAGAGTCCCTACAAAAAAAGAAATCATTAAAGGATTGAAAGGAAAAGATGGTTTACTCTGCCTATTAACAGATCCTATAGACAAAGAAGTTATATATTCTGAGCCTAAACTGAAGATGATTGCAAACTACGCTGTTGGTTACAACAACATTGATGTTAAGGCGGCGACTGAGAGAGACATACCTGTAAGCAATACCCCTGATGTTTTGACTGATACAACAGCTGAGATGGCATGGGCTCTTTTGTTTTCTGTTGCTAGACGCATTGTAGAGGGTGATAGGTTTACGAGGGCAGGTGAATTCAATGGATGGGCTCCTATGCTTATGCTCGGCCAGGATGTATCAAATAAAACACTTGGGGTAGTTGGTGCTGGTAGGATAGGTACTGCTTTTGCTCTTAAAAGTAAAGGATTCAACATGAAGGTGTTATATTTTGATGAAAAGAAAAACCAGATGTTGGAAGATGATTTAGGTGCAAAAAAAGTTGATTTACATAGGTTGTTGAAGGAATCTGATTATGTTTCCCTTCATGTCCCATTAGTTGATGCCACCTATCATATGATTGGTGAAAAAGAACTACGTATGATGAAAAAAAACTCCATCTTGGTTAATACATCTCGTGGACCAGTTGTTGATGAGAAAGCACTTATAAAGGCTTTAAAAGAAAAATGGATTTTTGGTGCTGGGTTAGATGTTTATGAGTATGAGCCAGTGATTCCAAAAGAACTTTTGAAGTTGGATAATGTTGTCCTCCAACCTCATTCTGCTTCTGCAACAATTGAAACGAGAACCAAGATGGCGTTAATAGCTGCTGAGAATATGATGATAGGTTTAAAAGGAGAGATTCCACCGAATTGTATTAACCCCGAGGTTTTTAGGAGAAAAACCGGTTTTTAA
- a CDS encoding 2-dehydropantoate 2-reductase: protein MNIVILGAGAIGSLFGGLLAKKNNVTLIGRKQHVQAIKKNGLKITGKTQLKIRISAEDSINKIRFSPDLLILTVKSYDTETAIKEAKTIIGKDTIVLSLQNGLDNIEKICRIIDKRNVVAGVTTHGVLFSKPGLINHTGKGTTILGELNGKKTERIISIVSCFNQAGIKTVFSKNILKEIWCKTIINSCVNPLTAIFECKNGYLLENPILEDLVEKICKESVGIANANGVNISYESIIEKTKDVIRKTSENYSSMFQSYRKNSKTEIYSINGKIADLGRTLGLDVSLNEMLIYLIRSMCKK, encoded by the coding sequence ATGAACATAGTCATACTTGGTGCTGGAGCCATAGGATCATTATTCGGTGGTTTACTGGCTAAAAAAAATAATGTAACACTTATAGGTAGAAAACAACATGTTCAAGCTATTAAAAAAAATGGTTTGAAAATCACAGGAAAAACACAGCTAAAAATTAGAATATCTGCTGAAGATTCGATAAATAAAATACGTTTTTCGCCGGATCTCTTGATTTTAACTGTTAAATCTTATGATACAGAAACAGCAATAAAAGAAGCAAAAACTATAATCGGAAAAGATACCATTGTTTTATCTCTTCAAAATGGGTTGGATAATATCGAAAAAATTTGCAGGATTATTGATAAAAGAAATGTTGTCGCTGGTGTCACGACACACGGTGTACTTTTTTCTAAACCAGGATTGATCAATCATACTGGTAAAGGAACAACTATTTTAGGTGAGTTAAATGGTAAAAAAACAGAGCGCATAATTAGCATAGTAAGCTGCTTTAATCAAGCTGGTATTAAAACTGTTTTTAGTAAAAATATCTTAAAGGAGATATGGTGTAAAACAATAATAAATTCATGTGTTAATCCATTAACTGCAATTTTTGAATGTAAAAATGGTTATCTTTTAGAGAATCCAATACTTGAAGACCTTGTTGAAAAAATATGTAAAGAATCTGTGGGAATAGCAAATGCCAATGGTGTTAATATATCATATGAAAGTATTATCGAAAAAACAAAAGATGTCATTAGAAAAACATCTGAGAATTATTCGTCTATGTTTCAGAGTTACAGAAAAAATAGTAAAACCGAGATATATTCAATTAATGGTAAAATAGCTGATTTAGGTAGAACGCTAGGTTTAGATGTTTCTCTGAATGAGATGTTGATTTATTTAATTAGGTCGATGTGTAAAAAATAA
- a CDS encoding asparagine synthetase A has protein sequence MNYTKSKKTKTILKIQSEIRQILGNELRKKKFIEIAPVIISPITDPLNHPTSPAKINCYGKSYSLTQSMIFHKQLALRTLDKIFVFSPNIRIEPLDRKNTGRHLFEFTQLDLEVKGAKREEIMHLCEELLVKTIKTLKKTCKKELNFLGRKLTVPKTPFKQIRYKDAYKRYGADFETAISKTHKEPIWIIDMPISRREFYDKEDPEKPGYLRDMDLIYPEGYGEALSGGEREYKYERIKKRIKKKGQKLSQFKEYLEHAKNDLPPSAGFGIGIERLTRFICGLKKIEETSLFPKTPGKKCI, from the coding sequence ATGAACTACACTAAGAGCAAAAAAACAAAAACTATCCTCAAAATACAAAGCGAAATAAGACAAATACTAGGCAACGAACTAAGAAAGAAAAAATTCATAGAAATAGCACCAGTAATAATATCACCAATAACCGACCCATTAAACCATCCCACATCACCAGCAAAAATTAATTGCTACGGAAAAAGTTACTCACTAACACAAAGCATGATATTCCATAAACAACTAGCATTACGCACACTTGACAAAATCTTTGTTTTCTCACCCAACATACGCATAGAACCATTAGACAGAAAAAACACTGGAAGACACCTATTTGAATTCACACAACTAGATTTAGAAGTAAAAGGTGCAAAGCGCGAAGAAATCATGCATTTATGCGAAGAACTACTAGTAAAAACAATAAAAACATTAAAAAAGACGTGTAAAAAAGAACTTAATTTTTTGGGAAGGAAACTGACTGTACCAAAAACTCCCTTCAAACAAATCAGATACAAAGATGCTTACAAGCGCTACGGGGCAGATTTTGAAACAGCGATCTCAAAAACTCATAAAGAACCAATATGGATCATAGACATGCCGATATCACGCAGAGAGTTTTACGATAAAGAAGACCCAGAAAAACCAGGATATCTAAGAGATATGGATCTAATTTACCCAGAAGGATACGGAGAAGCACTCTCAGGAGGAGAAAGAGAATACAAATATGAACGTATAAAAAAACGAATAAAGAAAAAAGGACAAAAACTTTCACAATTCAAAGAATATTTAGAACACGCGAAAAATGATTTACCACCATCAGCAGGATTTGGAATAGGCATCGAAAGATTAACAAGATTTATATGCGGTTTAAAAAAGATAGAAGAGACATCCCTCTTCCCAAAAACACCAGGGAAAAAATGCATATAA
- a CDS encoding Lrp/AsnC family transcriptional regulator: MIDKKDEMILSELKKNARNSTKKISLNIGIPRVTVHDRIQKMIKNGIIKSFNVSIDYKKIGFGTEVFIFVSFLPNPDISQRQLAKTIAELPGVHEVHIISGEYDLLLKVRGKSLEDIGILVVDKLRQLKGVGRTLTFACFETVKEET; encoded by the coding sequence ATGATTGATAAAAAAGACGAAATGATATTATCAGAACTGAAGAAAAATGCGCGTAACTCTACAAAAAAAATCTCCTTAAATATAGGTATACCAAGAGTAACCGTCCATGACCGTATACAAAAAATGATTAAGAATGGCATAATCAAATCATTCAATGTTTCAATAGATTACAAAAAAATTGGGTTTGGCACAGAAGTCTTTATTTTTGTTTCATTTCTCCCAAATCCAGACATTTCCCAGAGGCAACTTGCAAAAACCATAGCAGAACTACCAGGGGTACATGAAGTACATATAATATCTGGGGAATATGATTTACTCCTTAAAGTAAGAGGAAAATCACTCGAGGACATTGGTATACTGGTTGTTGATAAACTTCGGCAGCTAAAGGGCGTAGGTAGAACACTCACTTTTGCATGTTTTGAGACAGTAAAAGAAGAAACTTGA